Within Mycobacterium botniense, the genomic segment AAGCGCCATCCGGCGATTGGGCATGTCGTGTTCGCCCAGGAACACACAACCCCCACGCTCGCAGGCCCGGCGGGCCATCGCGTTGCGATGGTCCGGGTCGAACATCACGCGGCGGCAGCGGGGTTCCAGACCGAGCAAGCAGGCAACGAAAATCGGCTGCATGCGCCGGACGATGCCCGTGTTCGTGACCGCCGGGTCGGCAAATGCGATGTGCAAACCCAGATCATACGGATCGGCCTCGTATCGGGTTGCAATCAAATCCTTTGCAGCCCTGTATAACTCGAGATACACGATATCTTTGCCGTTGATGCTGCCGATGAACGGCCGCGTATAGCTGCCCGCCAGTTGAGCGGTCAGGTAGCGGTGCCACTTCGACACCGGCCACGGGTATTCCCACGTCTCGACCAGATGCGGGCGGTTCATCCACTCGGCGATCATCTGCGCGTCGGCGGCGGGATCCGCCACACGCAACGCGTACGGTTCGGGCAGCTGCAGCGCCGTCGGCGGCGGGGGGACGTTACGGACTTCGTCGGAGATAGTGGTCAGTTCCCGCGGCAGGATCGGCTCATCGTCGGTCATGGCAACGGCGAGCCTACCGAACCCGATGCGCTAGCTCCTGGCTTGGCAGCGTGCTCATCCATCGGTCGGCCAGCGCCGACACCCAGTCGCTCGCGGTCTCCGGCCGACCCGGCGCACCGCTGCTCCAGCCTGCGGACCCGCTCACCCACCGCCGCGACGGAATCGAGATTGAACCCGTACCAGCCGTCACCCCACACCACCACGCGGCACAGTGCCGCATCGCTGTCGTCCCCACCACAACCGGGATCCGCCGCCCGCGCACCGGTTTGGGGTTGACGCGGATTGAGTCGAAACCGATGGACTCCCCGTGACACGAGGTGACGTCGTCGCGCCACGGCGACGTCGTCGGTGCTGCGCGCTCCGCGGGCGCTCAAACGGCATCCCAAGCGCGTCGAACTCTTCGCGGCACCACCCGATGCCCAGCGCATGCCAGCCGCATCCGATGACGGGTCGCATCGCCGCCGGCATCGCCGAGACCGGGGCGGTTTTCAGCGCTTTTTCAGCAGCTTCGCCAACGCCGCTGCCTGACTGATGTCCAGGTCGCGGGTGGCGGTCACCAAAGTCACGGCACCGCGTCTGCTCAACGCGCGCAGATCCTCGAGTGCCGGGTTGCCCTGAAGCTCCTTCTCATAGCGCGCGGCGAACTCGTCGAACCGCTCGGGTTGGTGGTTGTACCACTCCCGCAGCTGCTTGGACGGTGCGACATCTTTGAGCCATGTCCCCACTCGCGGGTCACCCCTGCGGAATCCCCGCGGCCACACCCGATCCACCAAGACGCGTTCGCCCTCATCAGGACCGGGGTCGTCATAAACCCGGGCCACCCGGATCCGGCTGGCGCCCATAGAGCCAGGGTAGCGCCGATACCAGCAGGCCCCGCGGTGATGCGTTCCGGCGGGGCAGGATCCACCCCGCTGCAACCCGAACCGCATCCAGTCCGGGTCGCTCGCGCCGGCGACGTCGTTGGGAAAGTTGTTGGGAAAGTGATCAGTAATCCGGTGGATGCACCAGCCATGCTCGATCAGCCTGAACGTCAGGTTCTTTCCGAGACTGCGGTCGACAAAGAACTCCAGGAATGGATCAGGCTGCTTGCCTCAGGCCCACCCGGATACTCGTCTGCAACAACCGCCAACGGCTTAGCCGACACCCAAAGATCGGTGACGGCACGCATGGTAGTTGGTTGCGCTCGGCGGCGGGCGCACCCCCGCCGGAGCTGGGATCAATGACGCGGGCGCGTCGTGGCTGCTGGGCAATCGCAGCGGTGATTTGGTCAGGGGTGAGCGGCGAGGAAAGTCTCGTTCGACAGGCCGGCAGTGAGCT encodes:
- a CDS encoding GNAT family N-acetyltransferase, which produces MTDDEPILPRELTTISDEVRNVPPPPTALQLPEPYALRVADPAADAQMIAEWMNRPHLVETWEYPWPVSKWHRYLTAQLAGSYTRPFIGSINGKDIVYLELYRAAKDLIATRYEADPYDLGLHIAFADPAVTNTGIVRRMQPIFVACLLGLEPRCRRVMFDPDHRNAMARRACERGGCVFLGEHDMPNRRMALYALLRSPEDIPRLRET
- a CDS encoding DUF488 domain-containing protein; this translates as MGASRIRVARVYDDPGPDEGERVLVDRVWPRGFRRGDPRVGTWLKDVAPSKQLREWYNHQPERFDEFAARYEKELQGNPALEDLRALSRRGAVTLVTATRDLDISQAAALAKLLKKR